One window from the genome of Malus domestica chromosome 01, GDT2T_hap1 encodes:
- the LOC103452637 gene encoding uncharacterized protein, protein MGSSFAQITLAMVLIASMLAVSTASKDWQYGNYTGSGFNNGSYHLNKTKGPNKIVVGGSENWHFGFNYTDWALKNGPIYIKDTLVFKYEPPSNTIRPHSVYLFQDFQSFWNCNLSRARMVGNQTQGGGDGFEFVLKRWRPYYFACGEHDGLHCKDGLMRFPVFPVFRGWH, encoded by the exons ATGGGTTCCAGTTTTGCACAGATTACATTAGCAATGGTGCTAATTGCTTCGATGCTGGCAGTTAGCACAGCCAGCAAAGATTGGCAATATGGTAATTACACTGGCTCGGGGTTCAACAATGGCTCATACCACCTCAATAAGACCAAAGGACCCAACAAGATCGTAGTTGGTGGTTCGGAAAATTGGCATTTCGGATTTAACTACACAGATTGGGCATTGAAGAATGGTCCAATTTACATCAAGGATACTCTAG TTTTCAAGTATGAACCACCAAGCAACACCATACGTCCTCACAGCGTATACTTGTTCCAAGACTTTCAGAGCTTCTGGAACTGTAACTTGAGTCGAGCAAGAATGGTGGGAAATCAGACACAAGGAGGCGGAGACGGCTTTGAGTTTGTGTTAAAGAGGTGGCGGCCTTACTACTTCGCTTGCGGTGAACATGATGGTTTACATTGTAAGGACGGGCTTATGAGGTTCCCCGTCTTCCCAGTGTTTCGCGGCTGGCATTAA